One bacterium genomic window carries:
- a CDS encoding four helix bundle protein, whose amino-acid sequence PKEEVYGLTSQLRRAVVSVAANIAEGFRKSSKVDKKRFMNTAQGSLEECRYYLILSKDLGYGDTSTLMGQLE is encoded by the coding sequence CCCAAAGAGGAAGTTTACGGATTAACCTCACAACTGCGACGGGCTGTTGTATCGGTGGCAGCTAATATCGCCGAAGGGTTTAGGAAAAGCAGTAAGGTGGATAAAAAAAGATTCATGAATACAGCTCAAGGCTCACTTGAAGAATGCCGCTATTATTTGATCCTGTCAAAGGATCTTGGCTATGGGGATACTTCAACCTTGATGGGGCAACTTGAATAA